ccccttggccccacctccatcccatgaattttgtgatgtgcaccaaaatggaggtgatgtgtcacacatcacctccatattggtgcacataagaAAATtctctgcacatgggtgggaaaaattagagggaacatggggggggtgagggaaggggactGTCCTGAACAGTGGCTGGGAGCTTCGGGGGCCCCACAGCTGAGATCTCTAGGGCCCcctggctgacagctccagccctgcagtccaggggctgcagcagaaaatgtcatggaggcctctggaagtcacagattctgtgacatAATTGTAGCCTTACTCATAAGCAAAGTAGTAAATACATACCTTAAAATCCCAGATGGTCATTGCTCCATCAATGCCAGTGGTGCAGAACTTACGACAATCTTGCTTGTCTACCTCATAAATAGACACTTGGCTGAAAACAGAGAGTGACAGCTGTAAGTGAGCTCAGAATACCAGAGAGCCACAAATAGTGGAGACACGGTTAAGTAGACTTTAAAGCACTGGATATTACTGGCTTTGTAAGAACTGCAGAAGGTTCAATCCTTATTCTCCCATAGGAAGAGAGTGACATGATTGTAATGTGTACCTTCCACCCGATTTTCAGTATGccactttttaaagaataaagCAAGCATCCTATTTGGAGGATGCCGGAGAGTCTGCTTGAAACCCCTCCATCTTTCATTGGCTGTGCTACCAAGTGAAGATTTCAAAACACAACCCCACCTCATGCATCTTCAAGGAGTAAGAATGGTGAAGTCTTTCTGACAACATAAGAACTTGGGAGGCAGCTCCAAGGCAGACAGGGAAGGTCATCCAGCACTATTATAAAAAGCTTATAATTTAAAGAGACCCCAACTTTACTTTAGAAGTGTTAGTGTATTTTGTGCACATGGAGTACTGGGGCAAACACAGAGGAACATCTCACATGATTAACTTGTACTCGCTCATTCCAGAAGAGTaataaatactgaaataaatttttGAACATGAGGGTGCAAGGAAAATTGGTTTTTCATGTGAATTCTGCTCACTGGATTTAGTGGCTTTGGTCAGTGTCAAGTCCTAATTACACAGCGTCTGTTCAGGTCTGAATTATGAAACACATTAAACACAACTTTACCCAGAAGCAAAGGGAGATAACATGTGTAACTATCAATGTTAACGATTATCTTTTATCAGGCTCCAGACAAAACTGGATCAATTAAATCTCCTTATTCAGGGCATCAGACAACAGCCTAGGGGATCAGAAAGGAATTCCATGTCTCCCTTTCCAACAGCTAACTTCTATGCACAAAATTGCTAAATTGGCCAGATCCCTGGGGCAAAGCATTCTTGCCTTTCTATGAAACACCAGGAACAAGCAACTGTCAGCGAAAGGGTAAGTTTTCTGATAAGGGAAATCCAAGGCTGAAGGGTCTCAGATATGCCCTGGAATATATACGGTGCAAGGGAGCTCTCCCTGTCACATGTCCTGAGCGCTGTGGCACTCACGTGATGCTGTTTTGATGCAGCGTCTCCAATGCAGTGTTACGATCCTCTGTAGTGGCTCTCTTGTCCATGTTGCGGAAGCGTTCCATGGCAGAAATATTGCGCTGAATGCTCTGCTTTGGAATGTCTAATTTGGAAACGAAGGTCAGCGAGCCACGATCATCACAGTTAAAGAGCATTGGGCAGCAATCATGGCCCTGCAGCAAGACATcattaaggcaaaaaaaaaaatctagctaatTAAGAGCAGCACCTTTGCTTTTTATACCTCACTCTGCTGCAGAACAGCTCATGCTGGTGCTTCTAAAGGGGTATTTTATTATTGACTAACTTCACAATATAGTGCTTCAGTGAGAGGGTAACACATACAACATTCTACAAGGGGAAAGAAGAGACACTTACAGCTGCCACAACGCTGTTCTCAGAGACAAATGACACACTCAGGAACGGGAGGTACTCTGTTTTCAGCTGTGAAACCCTAAACACAAGAACAATTGTTAAAGAAGGGACTCACTGAAACCTCTTATCTTTTGTTTCAACAGAATATGACAAAAGGGCCCATTCTCAGACAGTGCTACTAGTACACAAGTTAGTATAGCCCAATTACTATAATATGCTGCCTTCAAGTGACCCAAGTAGATTGTGACTTACATGAAAGTAAAGTAATTATAGCTTAGTGCAAATGCCCTgtgaaatctatttttattttaaatcctgtGCCATGTCCCCAAGAAATTAAGGAAGAGACAATAGTCAATGTTTATAAAAATTCTACAATAGTTTATACTGTGCTGCCGAGCAGGCAATAGAGGAAGCCATTAaccagaaaaaagaacaggagtacttgtggcacctacagagaaggtggaagttgccatacaaactgtaagaggctaattaattaagatgagctattatcagcaggagaaaaaaaaaacttttgtagtgataatcaagatggcccatttagacagttgacaagaaggtgtgaggatacttaacatagggaaatagattcaatatgtgtaatgacccagccactcccagtctctattcaaacccaagttaatggtatctagtttgcatattaattcaagctcagcagttttgagtctgtttttgaagcttttctgttgcaaaattgccacccttaagtcttttactgagtggccaaagaggctgaagtgttctcctactggtttttggatgttatgattcctgatgtcagatgtgtgtccatttattcttttgcgtagagactgtcaatgtacatggcagaggggcattgctggcacatgacagcatatagcacattggtagatgtgcaggtgaatgagcccctgatgacatggctaatgtgattaggtcttattatggtgtcacttgaataaatatgtggacagagttggcatcgggctttgttgcaaggatgggttagtgtttttgttgtgtggttgctggagagtatttgcttcaggttggggggctgtctgtaagcgaggactggtctgtctcccacgatctgtgagagtgagggatcatttttcaggataggatgtaagtctttgatgatgcactggagaggttttagttggaggctgaaggtgacagctagtggcgttccgttattttctttgttgggcctgtcctgtagcgagtgacttctgggtactcttctggctctgtcaatctgttttttcacttcagcaggtgggtactgtagtctctaaggtgccacaagtactcctgttctttttgcagatacagactaacacggctggtactcctAAAACTATCATTAACCAGAAAACTATTCCTGGCTACATGCTGACCTTATAGAGCATTCTGTACACAAGTGATGACACACATTTAAAAAGATTACACATTCCAACAATACTGATATTTACCAATTTGGGCCTTTTCTGCTTCATAAGACAAAAAGTTAGGTCTCTATAAGGTTACAAAAATAACGTAAAACACTCCAGTACTTAGCTGCATCCTTTTAAGATACAATAGTTGGGCATTTATATCAATACTAAATGATCTCATCATTCAAGTTATTACAACAATACTAAGGAAATTAATGAACAGGCCAGGATTTCAAAGATGGCCCTAAATCATCTGTATTATTTAATGATCTCTCTCTAGCTAAGTATACATTCTGCATTTCTCACCAGATCCGTGTGTCACAGCTTTGCTCAGATggccctctcctctcctcacatCCCTGGAACAACATCACCTCTCCCCATTCCCCAGAGAAGAGAGGTTGTACTTGTATACTGTGTTtaaatcaggaaaaggcaggggAGTACAGGAGGGTAGTAAAATATTTCTACCATGGTTGGAGAATATAATTTAAAACCTTGCAACAAGTAAGATGGTAAAGAGGACGGGTGTGGAATTGAGATTTCATGGAATAAACAGTTTATTCTCCAGTCCCTAGTTAACACTATCAAATCGGGTACTAGATACGTAAAAGAACTGGACATGCTCTCACAAAAGTCTCCTGTAGCTATTCTACAGAAGAATGCAGTTTCCTAATagcagaaaaaaaaccacactgttagtttcaaaaacaaaatggttCTTTCAAAAACCATTAATTTACTCCAGATTGGTCTTATTTATCCAAAATTTCCAAAAGCCAACTTGAATAGGCCTCAGAGACACAAGTCTTCTCAACTTTAAATGGACTGCTTGAACTAACTGGACACAACACTTCTGGAAATACCAGCTTTGTTCTTCCTTGTTGCAAATACAACATTCCACATGCCATGCTTGCTCTTCCCTCCTAGTATCACAGGGCTAATAAATCacagacaacaaaaagaaaatacttacATCATATTTTTTGAGGCATCAGCAACTGACACGGTACTATCATGGCTGACCCAGGCTAGGCGGTTACCACTGGCAGAAAAACTGACGCTGTGCACCCATCCGCCACTTCCAGCACCACCAAACTCCGACATCAGCTGCCCAAAGGGCATCTTTGAGCCCCATGGTGTGCTGGCTGGTTTTTCATCCACCTCCTTAATGTAAGCAGAAAACACTCTGCAAATAAAAAACACCAAAATGATAATGGAAAGAAAGCCAGACACTTTAACTGCATAAAAATCTCACATTAGAGTCACCAGGACAGACGCTACATTAATTATGCCATGCTAAAGCATCATTTTTTGAGCTTCCTTTGACAGAAGACTTCTGCGTGCTGTGGGAAAACATCAGCACTCGGCAGCATTATGCATAAAACGTACACAGCCTTCTTCTCGCAAATGCAAGcttctgtctctttcctttttgCCAGAGGCTGGCTATGGAAATGTATACTGCACTTACAAAAATCCTCTATTGCATTAAgatttttgtttcttcctttcaCAGCACTAACAACCCTGACAATCAAAGCTAGGAGAGAATCTGAGATGTGCAATATGTAATAGCCAGCTAACACAAATCCTTAAAAAGATACCCATTCTCTAGATTGAGCTTTGGAAAGAGAGACTGTCACATTCAGACTAACGGCTGGAAGAGTGCATCAAAACATATTAAACGGTCACTATTTTTTCTGCATCTCTTTTCCCAGCACAGCTATTTATCAAAATGTGTTAAATAAAAAGTCTCCCCATATAATCATAGATTCCTTTTGTGAGATTCAGGGGTGGCACAATATGGCATCCATAACTGCTACCATGGAATTTATTATGTCACAGGCATAGGATTAACAGCAGCAGTTAATCCAATGAGCAAGAATGTTCTTCCATTTGAACCATACCATAGTACaaataatgaaacatttcagtataaCAATAGCAGTGATCAACTGATCATGCTCAAGATCAAAAAtgcagaggaattttttttttttttttaaagtgagcttatggtaatattttttaaactctgcATGTGTGTGGCACATTGTTCAACATACGCTTTGAAGAACACACGTCTTCAGTAAAGCCGACaaaaatagaacagaaaaaaGGCCTTAACTGCAGCTATGGTAATATGGCTACCAGAGAATTCTAAATTGTAAACATGAGTTCAATCAGCCTGGTCAGTTTAAAACAGAAGTTAGCAGAAGGACTGTGTATTGTTGGTAGGTTTAAATTTAAGAGCCCTTTACAAGAATCCAAAAGGACAGCTCAGTTAATATATGGAAATAGGACATCATATGTTAAAAGCAGCAAAGTCTTTGATACAAGGCAAGAATAAATCAGTCCCACGTAGCAAGACGACTGGGAGATGACTGGTGATTGAAGAAAGCTTTTCATTTGCTGAGATTTCTTTCTGAATCATTCAATTTTAAACTAAAGCCATCTCTCTGCTTGAAAGTCTCCACATTCAAAGAGCACTAGAATATGGCCTTTATTTCCAGTGACATTGCTCCAGCTACAGTATAAAAAACTCCCCTACATAGTGCTTGTAGCTATACTCTAAGAGAGAGATAAAGTTAAAGGAAGAGGCCCTATGGATTATCAAAGCCAGCCATCTTAAATCCAATTAAATAACTATCAACCAGCAGCACCTCTTGCCCTGGATTTTTATCAGCATGTCTCCAGCTTGTTGAAGTGATGTACACTGCTAACTACTACTGATTTTGGCCATTTAATAACTTTTCAGAACCAGCTATCGGTACAGATGTGCTAAAAGCCCAGTTGTCTTTATAACCTCTAGTATATAACTGAACATTCGCCTGGAAAAAGAATTTGAGATCTGTATTTACCCTTCAGCAGAGAAAGACAGTTCTAACATTCAGAAGCAGATTATTTGCAGGCAATAAAAGTAAGAGATTTGGAAATGTGAACCGAGATGGACATTTCTTCCTCTGATGCACCTACATAAAAAACTGTTCCTCTCTCTGATCAGAGTTGTAATTGGTATTAAATGGTCCACCCTGCAATGCaaactttaaataataaatgcCTCTTAAATATTGTAATAGAAAGATCCACATTTCAGAATGGACCATTTCCAGTGGAATGAAATGCAGGGCAGAACAAGTTTTCCAGTAGGAAGTACATGAAACAAGAATATTAATCTTCCAGGAATCATTGTTCTGTTCTAAGGAAATCCTGGGAACTTGATTCAACCTATGTTTGGGAATTTGTTGCATATCCATATCTTCAATAAGGGATGATTCGACACAACAAGACACTGTAAGGTAATCAATTCCAGCTTCTCAGAAGCAGTCAAAAGAAAAACCTTGCATGAGATTCTCTCTACATAAGAGGTGTTAGAAAAAAAATaccaggacaaaaaaaaaattacaagtccAAGGAAACTGACATTAATATAAAAAACAACTCACATTTAAACAGCACCTTTTATCTCACAGGGTTGCAGAATGCTTTAAAAACCATATGCAGAACACAACTTTCATACACAACTCAAATGCAGTCTCTTCTGGAGGGGTGAAAGAACAGTTCACAAAAGTTAACtgtttagggcaggaagtgaagatgtACACCTTATCCAATTTAAACAAACTGGGATTTGGTCAGAACACCTCTCTTCATGTGAAAAGTGCCCTGAGATATCAAGTGACCAAGTGCTCCGAACTTCAGATTTACAAATCATTTTAGACTAGGGAATGTAATGTTTGGGCCTAGCATTTATACTAGTAGACATTTTGAGTACACAGACCTTATTTTTAAGCCTGAATACTTCCCCTGTAGCATAAAGCAAAATCCTACATTTATTTTAAGCAGAAGGAAGGGAAATTCTCACTATTGTGCAAAgtaaaagtgtttaaaataaaaatatatatatagtgaaaTCACCATGTAGAAAATTACCTATCTGGGCCCAGATTCTGCAAGCTGAGCCACATGATGGACCAGTGCACTGCACCCCATGATTTTAATGGGATGCTGTGCAGGTAGCAGGAATCTATCTGAACTGAGCAGCTGCCAAGTCTTCCAACCTCATGCTAACAATGGCCAAAGGTCTGTTTCAGATAAAAGATGGTGCTTGACAGGCTTTGATTTCATATTAGGAGCAGCATGGAACTGACCATTAGGTACCTGCACAGCTGAAGCTGTATTAATAAGTAAACATTGCTTTATGAAAGTAACACTGACTTTTTAGTGGATAGATGCTAAAAATCCAAAGCCCTGTGTACATGTATAGTGGCACAGATTCAATAGTCTTTcaaggctttattttatttttctaaataaatacattagtaCGTGATGGGTTGCTATTTTGACAATGTACATAGTATTAGCACATTCTTACTGctgactgatttaaatcaataacCCAAATCAACTTGCAAATGCTTTATTTACTCTCACCTGCATTTGAAGTCACAGGATCCTGCAGCCAGCAAGACATTATTGGGGTGCCAGTCCAGACTTAGGACAGTGGAGCGAATAGGCTTTTTAATGTGTTTGCTCACCCACCTAAAATAtcaggaaataaaacatttattgagAACCATTTGCTTACCATTAAAGCGCCAAATATCCTGCAGTATATGACTCCAATGCATCAAATCTCAGTGCAAGTGACTGAAAACATTCCAACTTGACATGTATAGGAAGAGGAGACTGAAGTACAGATGGCCCATTCAATCATTATTACTGTTAAATCTGCCcgtcatggaatcatagaatatcagggttggaagggacctcaggaggtcatctagtccaaccctctgctcaaagcaggaccaatccccaatttttgccctagatccctaaatggccccctcaaggattgaactcacaaccttgggtttagcaggccaatgctcaaatcactgagctatcttGCCCACTCCGTCCCAATTCTCACCAGAAAATAAATGGTTCTAGACATCATGGATGGAACTCCAGCCCTCTATTACCCCACAGTGACAGTACATTAAAATGCAAAACTTGTAATATACACCTGTATTCTATCAGATATATGTATTCTCTTTACTTTTCAGTTAGCACTATGTAGGTTTTTGAGACACTGATCAGCTGAACTTTTTAGAGAAGAATTCAACTAGTTATTCTTTTTGCTCCTTTTTCTTCTACCTTACTCCATCTAGTTGAGATTTTGTAAATTCACTCCAGAAAGTACTGATGATTGCAAAACCTCCAATACAATTCATGAATCTCAAGGGGCTGTGAGCTCTGTCAGCCAGGAAtcaacaattaaaacaaaaactactaTTCTGAGCAGATAAGCATTTGGGTCCTATGACCTTTTGAAATCAATTTTTGGAAACACTTTAATATACCAAATTGACTTCTCTGATCTTGAGCTCATTAACTTTATTTTGATGTTGTCGTCATTTTCCTCTTTTATATGCCTCAAGAACAAGAAAACATTGCTGAATCATAATACTAAGTTGAGCAgtattattttctttgtacaACATTCTGAATGCATGTTTTTTTTGCAGCATGCTTTAAAGTGTTTTCTGCAGCTTATCAACTTTTCTGTTCTTTATATTTTATGGTAAAATTTATGAAAGTTATATAAACTCATATGGCATGGAAATTCACAGGTTATTGAGAAGGTTACAAAGTACAGATCAATTAAATGCCGCATTTAAGTCACAAACAGCAATAGCAAAACAAAGCTTTTTCCATCTAAATATTGTGACTTGGGAGCAAGTTCTTAGTCTGCAACTGAGTAAAAAAGACTCTCTAAAGATGGAGGATTATGCAAATAAGAACGAGGTACCATTCAGTCCATGTTTGTACATCTATCTTAAAATGCAATGTCTTCTGGCCCGCCCAAATACTGTGGCTTTGGCCTAGTGTAAATGCTAATGAAAAGTCACAAGCATCTCACAAATCTTGTAAGAGACATGGAAGTGCTAATGGTTATACATTGTTTGATGCTGTCAGGTTCAAGTATGGTCACCCACTCCATTTCTGAGCGTCCGGTAGACCACTTGTTTCTTCACACACCAAACAGAAGAGATTTAATAAAAAGTAAGTTCTTTGCTTAtgcaatacatttgttttgaatGGTTATGTTTCAGATGGTTTAtgactaaaaaataaaaactatagaAACCTGTGAAATTCTCTCCTTTTGGGGAATTTCaggttattttgttttatccatACCAGGCGGTTGGACCCCGcctgtgtgcgcgcgtgcgcacACGCATATAGAGCCTGCCCCGCAATCACCCTACAGTGGTCTCTCATCACATGGGTCGGTTCCTCTCTCTGGGTCAGGCCACAGTGCCACTCGCTCAAATTTAGCCAAAACACCTTCCCTATGCCCCATGATGATGAAGGGGtaactgggccaaacctgagccgtGCCATGACCATTTGATTTCATATCTGGGAAAGATATGGGGCTCTATTTCTGAAGCCCTATACAACATTTACCCAAACCACTTCAGAATCTTGGTGAATTAATATTGAGATGGTTTGTGTGTCAATGACAAAGACGATTACACCAAAAAACCTATTCGGTAAATGAGCCAAGTCCCAGGCGATGGTTAGTTATAAAAGAaattcaggcacttttgaaacagGTAGGAGAAGTTAGAACACCAAATATTTGAGAAAAATCCATTAAACCTGCCAGAAATCAGGTAGTGGGGTATGAAAATAAAGGTTTAAATAGgtgtacagtaaaacctcagagctATGAGCACCAGAGTTGAAAACTGACCAGTCAAACACACACCTCGTTTGGAACCGGACGTATGCAGTCAGTAGcagagacaaataaaaaaagcaaacagtaaaATACTGTGTTCAAtgtaaactacttttaaaaaaaagggggggggagtttaaaaaaaaaagatttgagaaggtaaggaaactttctgtgcttgtttcatttaaattaagatggttgaaagcagcatttttcttctacataataaagtttcaaagctctattaaatcaatgttcagttgtaagcttttgaaagaacaaaccataacgttttgttcagagttacaaacattttggagttacaaacaacctccattcctgaggtgttcgtagctctgaggttctactgtaagcGTTAGAAATACATTTTCAGAGCACTATCCAAGGATTTAGCTACATATTAATATTAAGGATAACTGCATGATTAAATCACATGCATAACATGTACCCTTTACAGCTTTGAAACTCTAAGAAAACCTcaataaaaaagataaaagttCAGCAATTAATGCACATCTATGGTCCattaactgcattttaaaatacactaTGGAATACAGAAACAAGACAAAGTATTG
Above is a window of Dermochelys coriacea isolate rDerCor1 chromosome 10, rDerCor1.pri.v4, whole genome shotgun sequence DNA encoding:
- the ARPC1A gene encoding actin-related protein 2/3 complex subunit 1A: MSLHQFLLEPITCHAWNRDRTQIAISPNNHEVHIYKKSGNQWVKAHELKEHNGHITGIDWAPKSDRIVTCGADRNAYVWSQKDGVWKPTLVILRINRAATFVKWSPLENKFAVGSGARLISVCYFESENDWWVSKHIKKPIRSTVLSLDWHPNNVLLAAGSCDFKCRVFSAYIKEVDEKPASTPWGSKMPFGQLMSEFGGAGSGGWVHSVSFSASGNRLAWVSHDSTVSVADASKNMMVSQLKTEYLPFLSVSFVSENSVVAAGHDCCPMLFNCDDRGSLTFVSKLDIPKQSIQRNISAMERFRNMDKRATTEDRNTALETLHQNSITQVSIYEVDKQDCRKFCTTGIDGAMTIWDFKTLESSIQGLRIM